The following is a genomic window from Streptobacillus felis.
GCTTAATGGAATTATTAATTTTCATTGATTCATTAAAGAGAGCATCTGCAACTGAAATTATAGCAGTTATTCCTTACTATGGATATGCAAGACAAGATAGAAAAGCATACCCAAGAGAGCCAATTACATCTAAATTAGTGGCTGATTTATTAACAACTGCAGGAGCTACAAGAGTAGTTACTATGGATTTACACGCAAGACAAATACAAGGGTTCTTTAATATCCCAGTAGATCACATGGAAGCTTTACCTTTATTTGCTAAATACTTCTTAGATAAAGGATTTAATTCAGATAATACAGTAATAGTATCTCCAGATGTTGGTGGAGTTAAAAGAGCTAGAGCATTAGCAAAATGGTTAAACGTACCTTTAGCTATTATAGATAAAAGACGTGAAAAAGCTAATGTATCAGAAGTTATGAACTTAATAGGAGAAGTTAGAGGTAAAAAAGCCGTCTTAATAGATGATATAATAGATACAGCAGGAACTATATGTAACGCTGCTTCTGCTCTAAAAAAAGAAGGTGCAGTTGAAGTTTATGCATGTGCTGTACACCCAGTATTTTCTGGACCTGCAATAGAAAGATTAAAAAATTCAGAATTCAATAAGGTTATTGTAACAGATACTATAGAATTACCTGAAGAATCT
Proteins encoded in this region:
- a CDS encoding ribose-phosphate diphosphokinase, which encodes MYNNHEIKVYAGTSSTKLATKIAEKLGVKLGDRTIVRFADGETFAKSNETVRGCKVFVIQSTSKPVNESLMELLIFIDSLKRASATEIIAVIPYYGYARQDRKAYPREPITSKLVADLLTTAGATRVVTMDLHARQIQGFFNIPVDHMEALPLFAKYFLDKGFNSDNTVIVSPDVGGVKRARALAKWLNVPLAIIDKRREKANVSEVMNLIGEVRGKKAVLIDDIIDTAGTICNAASALKKEGAVEVYACAVHPVFSGPAIERLKNSEFNKVIVTDTIELPEESKFDKLSIVSTASMFAETINRIFIEEAISDLFEIPKNLDVEGLDG